GTCCGTAACTAGCAATGCGAGAACGCTCGCGATCCGGTTTTGGGCTGCACATTAAGCTATCCCCGGTGATCAAAACGATAAACCACATATGTCAATCAGTATATTATGTACTAGGTATAGCATGGCGCCTTTGGCGTGACACAGTCTGCCGTTAAGATATGTAACAGTGCGGTGTGTACATGTTTCTGAAACTGCGTCGTCTGGAAGATAAAAGACGGTTCGCTTCATTCACGTTCTCGTATTCATCATCCGCCGTGAAAATTTGCTTAAGCCTAAAACTCGGAACGGTAATTTATTACAGCGAAATTAATGTTATAATAATTAGACGTACAGTTCACCTGCGAAACATGTATATAAGTTCTCGCGGAGGCCTCAATTCGTTAATTTACAACATGAATGAGACATTACTGCGCGATGTTCAGGGTCTTCGTGTTCAAAATGAGTAGGCTGACCGTATATACGCCAACACAGGGACACTACGCAACTCCTGCTACTTAGTCGAGTCGAATTTCTTCAGAAAAAACAGAGTTCGGTGCCTTACAGGCAAACTCATCTATATAGTGTGGCTGGTGCAATTCCGCCTTCATCGATTCCACGTATTACGCGAACGTTGATAGGGACAGCCATCATCTGGAACCGGTCCTCGCGGTTCAAACCATAGAATACAAGACAGATTAGTGAAGTTACTTATCCAGCTTGACCTCGACAGTTTTCCGGATGTAGAATTTATTTGGAaactcaaaaagaaaaaagaaacttccGCGTGTCGCAGGTTCTGCGGGGCCTGGCGTACATCCACATGCTCGGCATCTGCCACCGGGACATCAAGCCGCAGAACTTGCTCTGCGACCCAGACAAGTGCATAGTCAAGGTGTGCGACTTCGGCTCGGCCAAGATCCTCATCAAGGACGAGCCGAACGTGGCGTACATCTGCTCGCGCTACTACCGGGCGCCCGAGCTCATCCTGGGCGCCACCGAGTACACCACCATGGTGGACGTCTGGTCGGCGGGCTGCGTGCTGGCCGAGTTCTTCATCGCGAGGCCCGTGTTTCCCGGCGACAGCAACCTGGACCAGTTCTCCGAGATCATGCGCATCCTGGGCACGCCCACCGAGGAGCAGGTGCTGCAGATGAACCCAAACTGGACCGAGTGCCGGTTCCCCAAGCGCAAGTCGGTGCCCTGGGACAAGGTGCTCGAGGGCAAAGGGATGCCCAAGGCCATCGACCTGCTCGCCAGGCTCCTGGACTACGTGCCCAGCAAGCGCATCACGTGTTTCGACGGCATGGCGCACGCGTTCTTCGACGACCTGCGCATCGCAGGGGCCACGTTGCCCGACGGTGGCCCCCTGCCGCCCCTGTTCAACTTCTCGGCCGAGGAACTCCAGGTGAACCCGTCCATCAATCACCTGCTGCGACCCCAGCAGGTTGGCACGTCGAGCAACGCGATGTCCAGAAAGGGCTCGTTACCCAAGAAGTGACACAGCCTGCCCGCTCTGAAGTTCTTTTTCTTGCGAATCGGTTTCTATCTCGACGGCCTCCTCCTTCTCCTGTCCTGGACGGGAGCGCATCGACTTTGCCGAGGGCTTTCACGTTCCAAGAACCACCGGGCCGGGGCCTTCGActtttcttttatatattttagTGTTCTCATGTGTCATGGTGCGGCTTTCTGCCgcttctctctcctttttttttaatctgcctGGTGGCATTCAGTTACCGGGTGTTTTGatgacaaagagaaaaaaaaatgtaagaaaaaaCGCAGCAGCTGGCTGACGGGTGTTGGTGAGTCTGTCCTGTGTAGGCGTCAGTCGGACAGCTGACCGTAATCGACGAGCACCGCCGTTCTCGTGTACAAAACGCATGCTGAATCATCCTCGTAGCGCCTCGCATACGGTTGCGACGCGTCTTCTAAGGGACATATGTAAAGTGCACTCGGCATGTGACGTCATTAAGTAGTCAGAAGTGTTGCATATGTTTTCCTGTACCCTGCGCTGGTGCAAAGAAACGCATAGAGCATCAAGTGCGGCTGCCCGTTCTCCTTAAACTCTCTGCTGCTCATTTTATCCATGGATGCATTACTTAGATGCGAggaaataaagttttttttttttaacaagcaagAAGTTTACGTGCCCCACGTGGTTTTCGTATTTAGCAATCTTTAGTGATCCGTGGGCTAACTCGAGAGTGTGACAAAGCGTGATACGTCAACCACAGTTGGCTGGATGCAATTTGGTCTTCTGTACGCCCagtctttttttatctttttttttcttgtgaaatCAAGAAGACACGACAGCACCGACGCGTTAAATAGCATCGTGGGTCTTTTAGCTTCTGCGCAGTGTGTTTCCTGCCTTAGTCCATAAATGTTTGCGCGTGTTGACGCAAAGTCGAAGCAAGTCGTAGCCTACCGACCCTACGTGCCGGGACTGGACTTCACCTCCAAGGTGGGGTCGACGCGGGTCGACTGGCTATCAATGGGCCGACACAACCTAAAGAGTAACGGCGACGAAATCTCACTTGAGCTCAATTTGTTAACAAATGAATAGGTAAAAGTGGAATGTGGTAGACAACAGCAGTATTAACTTTGTGTGGTATATACGCTTTTTTTAAGGGACAACAGACACCTGCACAAGCGGATGTAGCCTGAATTCGTTGCGCTACGAGTGATCCTATGCTGTGATAGTCAGCGGTGATAGTGACCGACTGTGCTCGCGTgtctgtgctctctctctctctctctctctctctctctatatatatatatatatatatatatatatatatatatatataattctttCTACTTGCCCTGTTCTCCAATGTATAGGGGGTAGCAAACCAGGACGTTCCCTTCTGGTTAAGcttaccaacg
This region of Dermacentor silvarum isolate Dsil-2018 chromosome 5, BIME_Dsil_1.4, whole genome shotgun sequence genomic DNA includes:
- the LOC119453201 gene encoding glycogen synthase kinase-3 beta; this encodes MARKLTAFSTTGANNPSSGGYYHLPITDIVITKRDGQKVKTVQVVRSDGPDDELIEMSYISTKVIGKGTFGVVQQIKLVDTGEVYAVKWVRQDRKFKNRELQIIRSLAHPNITRLCYFFCTLDKNKDTVYLNLIMEYIPETVHRVIMHYSRNKHTFPLFFIKLYMYQVLRGLAYIHMLGICHRDIKPQNLLCDPDKCIVKVCDFGSAKILIKDEPNVAYICSRYYRAPELILGATEYTTMVDVWSAGCVLAEFFIARPVFPGDSNLDQFSEIMRILGTPTEEQVLQMNPNWTECRFPKRKSVPWDKVLEGKGMPKAIDLLARLLDYVPSKRITCFDGMAHAFFDDLRIAGATLPDGGPLPPLFNFSAEELQVNPSINHLLRPQQVGTSSNAMSRKGSLPKK